Proteins from a single region of Theileria parva strain Muguga chromosome 1, complete sequence, whole genome shotgun sequence:
- the XI-2 gene encoding Myosin head (motor domain) family protein: MANEALKLTPGTHIFVPCKDEIWLEGIVESVTNKNVTVRLLGDFEGEIREFNTSDSFYPHSVDIYGNDDVPDDLTKLTHLHEASILHSLYLRFKKDQIYSLTGKILIAVNPFKTIPNLYSNQTLIKYDYVGDKDPHVFSTASDAYYGMLDGFCQSILISGESGAGKTESTKYVLKYLCSNLIHNKVNVDQYYLSTPQSTIDSDESVPNSARNHVVKSKPVRENVEMKVLESNPLLESFGNAATLRNHNSSRYGKYIELQYLQESSERLKLIGATIQTYLLEKVRIAQQQTGERNYHIFHQLTAAYRKYGSRYSINFMDNTVNSKEHSKLDDDSVWDLDLSNFEGEFRIVPNCKPIGNLNEDYDLEFFKENLRALKTLGLELDQVKVIFSIIATILHLTNIEFVLNVHCSEGAVVSNLQEDSISKIAQLLQVDESDILNVLLTRSIKTINEFYTKPKRVDEAIDTRDAIAKNMYSILFDFVVAVANSAVDPKQSKVDVSTGILDIFGFECFQLNSFEQLCINFTNETLQNFFNNCVFKYEQQLYTKEGITWNPLDFPDNQDCIDLFKLKINGIFAMIDEECQIPGGNDQSLCNKLCQKHSGNKRFDKVRTDQSSFVVNHFAGGVKYKIDGFLEKNKDSLSDDSIHFITNVKNDKIKTIFESLITSNQNLTQLMKKRKTISTQFTSQLDQLMNKISKTEPHFIRCIKPNQLNLPNIFQKNTVNEQLKCGGMLQVVEVSRAGYPVRLTHLIFYNKFKYLLSKAESERVSKHQPDMALMTKQLLDILVARFIPFNPYQQGSLAFGKSLIFFKNNIYEILFNSLQELRNKSATVIQKTVRGYKQRKAYLECLHKIRTLQIYLKYKVRKIREYRRRRLEAVVTLQSVFRMMKARAEYKAELAKWVRLQSLFRNIIARIEVRDKYVNNSATVIQSYFKAYLQRRYYKQLKASAIKLQLKWRSILARNQLKKLHQESKSLGTMIERNQILQEELKEDRLKMLDYESKVYQLQAKITTLSGQLERERSEKKLMVQEKDKLKTNNKDLLDKISHLENTNSKILNDLKMIKQFISKEISIPQYVRETSPMSKIDSYQQLANTEEIMKEVVVDIVLCGPKSGKSRLIEMALVNSADEENLTKHRQFQNNRRSLSQLQLFINHFKLSPSDDVGVSVLEIPGEYIDDDRTRGVLKNSYLIAVCFDPSSERSLIECITMVKIIMSYVQLKYTSIVIVQNNLLLLEESKSQTDLSLIHKFAFENDILFVKVDNLLNFIKKSMPFIESKKSLRTILNIKKSSPKNVMKGKSITKSPIAFFYERFRSFLTGIGSSGAQSRLLQATVAERDSVKLPPLGLKRVAAVSNYDSAVTSVAVRSEEPTDQYVVVAVGRRNGSINIFHVYRTTLELKLLSSNPKDDEELCSLLNGEVVYDENTKVVDYLTLKMHSKAVTCLTFSKLNVDELLSVSVDCTIRAWNVLTGDLIKVFNDSYPGLTIQFHPLQPNCFLSCNSNPTLRIVDYNEGTVIQKTKIKSEIRCLIFDDTRLNVLAGTERGSISVYESQSNMLLKQSLTKQISRGPVTSLSFVSSTSSVGVPSVIANVCSGSILVFNVVYDSHSGKIKDLTHRHFFSHISLYTIFTKIYPYILIFNHIYMYSLLFVNIYVVLHLFTVIYVDYPTLHIHSSLVFTQ; the protein is encoded by the exons ATGGCAAATGAagctttaaaattaacccCTGGAACACATATCTTCGTTCCCTGCAAAGATGaa ATATGGCTTGAGGGAATCGTGGAAAGTGTAACCAATAAGAATGTGACAGTCAGACTTCTAGGGGATTTTGAGGGTGAAATTAGGGAATTTAACACCTCAGACAGCTTTTATCCACACTCAGTTG ATATTTATGGGAACGATGATGTACCTGATGACCTGACGAAGTTAACTCACCTCCACGAGGCCTCAATTCTTCATAGTCTCTACCTGCGCTTTAAAAAGGACCAAATCTACTCCCTTACAGGAAAAATCCTCATCGCAGTAAACCCATTCAAAACTATCCCAAATCTCTACTCCAATCAA ACCCTGATAAAATATGACTACGTTGGAGATAAGGATCCTCATGTATTTAGTACTGCTAGTGATGCGTATTATGGAATGCTTGACGGGTTTTGCCAGAGTATCCTCATCTCTGGCGAGTCAGGGGCAGGCAAGACCGAATCAACAAAATATGTCCTTAAGTACCTGTGTTCTAACCTTATACACAATAAGGTCAATGTAGACCAGTATTATCTAAGCACTCCACAATCAACTATTGATTCGGACGAGTCAGTGCCAAATTCAGCCCGTAATCATGTGGTGAAAAGTAAACCAGTGAGGGAAAACGTTGAGATGAAAGTGTTGGAAAGCAACCCACTACTGGAAAGCTTTGGGAATGCCGCAACACTGAGGAATCATAACTCGAGCCGATATGGGAAGTATATTGAGCTCCAGTACCTGCAGGAATCGTCAGAAAGACTGAAACTGATTGGAGCGACAATTCAAACATATTTGCTTGAAAAAGTAAGAATTGCACAACAGCAAACGGGAGAACgaaattatcatattttcCATCAATTGACGGCAGCATACCGTAAATACGGGAGCAGATACTCAATTAACTTTATGGATAATACAGTTAACAGCAAGGAACATTCTAAACTGGATGATGATTCAGTGTGGGACCTGGATTTGAGTAACTTCGAAGGGGAATTCAGAATAGTGCCAAATTGTAAACCGATAGGCAATTTGAATGAAGATTATGATTTGGAGttttttaaagaaaatCTCAGAGCCTTGAAGACCTTAGGGTTGGAGTTAGACCAAGTGAAGGTTATCTTCTCAATTATTGCGACAATACTGCACTTGACGAATATTGAGTTTGTTCTAAACGTCCACTGCTCAGAAGGAGCTGTGGTGTCAAATCTTCAAGAGGACAGCATTTCTAAGATCGCCCAACTTTTGCAAGTTGATGAAAGTGATATTTTGAACGTTCTCTTGACCCGCAGCATTAAGACCATTAATGAGTTTTACACAAAGCCGAAGCGTGTAGATGAAGCTATAGATACCAGAGATGCTATAGCAAAGAACATGTATAGCATTTTGTTTGACTTTGTAGTTGCAGTGGCAAACTCAGCAGTGGACCCCAAGCAGTCGAAAGTGGATGTGTCAACTGGAATCCTTGATATCTTCGGCTTCGAGTGCTTTCAGCTCAATTCCTTTGAACAGCTGTGCATAAACTTTACTAACGAAACGCTGCAGAATTTCTTTAATAACTGCGTGTTCAAGTATGAGCAGCAGCTGTACACAAAGGAAGGGATCACCTGGAACCCACTAGATTTTCCAGATAATCAAGACTGCATTGACCTGTTCAAACTGAAAATAAAC GGGATATTTGCAATGATTGATGAGGAATGTCAGATACCTGGTGGTAATGATCAGTCATTGTGCAATAAACTTTGTCAGAAGCATTctg GGAATAAGAGGTTTGACAAGGTGAGAACTGACCAAAGTAGTTTTGTTGTAAACCACTTTGCTGGAGGAGTGAAGTACAAAATTGATGGCTTCCTGGAGAAGAACAAGGATAGTCTATCAGATGACTCTATTCACTTTATCACTAAcgttaaaaatgataaaatcaAGACCATTTTCGAATCACTAATCACATCCAACCAG AACCTGACACAGCTGATGAAAAAGAGGAAGACGATATCAACCCAGTTCACATCGCAGCTGGATCAGCTGATGAACAAAATAAGTAAGACTGAGCCTCACTTCATACGGTGCATAAAGCCAAACCAGTTAAATTTGCCAAACATCTTCCAAAAGAATACAGTCAACGAACAACTCAA GTGTGGTGGGATGTTACAAGTGGTGGAAGTTAGCAGAGCTGGATACCCAGTGCGCTTAACCCATTTGATCTTCTACAACAAGTTCAAATATCTCCTCAGTAAGGCCGAATCTGAGAGAGTCTCGAAACACCAGCCAG ATATGGCTTTGATGACCAAGCAACTGTTGGATATTCTGGTCGCAAGGTTCATTCCATTTAATCCATATCAACAAGGGTCACTGGCGTTCGGAAAATCCCTCATCTTCTTCAA gaataatatatatgaGATTCTCTTTAACTCGTTGCAAGAATTGAGGAATAAAAGCGCCACAGTGATTCAGAAGACAGTCAGAGGATATAAGCAGCGTAAAGCTTATCTTGAGTGCCTCCACAAGATTAGAACTCTTCAGATATACTTGAAGTACAAAGTCAGGAAGATTAGAGAGTACAGGAGAAGGCGTTTAGAAGCTGTAGTTACACTCCAGTCTGTGTTCAGAATGATGAAAGCTCGGGCTGAGTACAAGGCAGAGTTGGCTAAGTGGGTTCGCCTTCAGAGTCTTTTCAGGAATATTATCGCGAGGATTGAAGTCAGAGATAAATACGTCAATAACTCTGCAACTGTCATCCAGAGCTACTTCAAGGCGTATTTGCAGAGAAGATACTATAAGCAGTTGAAGGCAAGCGCCATAAAGTTACAACTTAAGTGGAGATCAATATTAGCGAGAAATCAGCTCAAGAAGTTACATCAAGAATCTAAATCACtag GAACTATGATTGAGAGGAATCAAATACTGCAAGAAGAGTTGAAGGAGGACAGGTTGAAGATGTTGGACTACGAGTCGAAGGTGTATCAGCTACAGGCAAAGATAACAACCCTGAGTGGACAACTGGAGAGAGAACGTAGCGAGAAGAAGTTGATGGTCCAGGAAAAGGATAAGCTGAAGACGAACAACAAGGACCTCCTGGACAAGATTTCACACCTAGAAAACACAAACTCGAAGATACTAAACGACCTCAAGATGATTAAGCAGTTCATATCCAAGGAGATCTCAATCCCACAAT ATGTGAGAGAAACATCTCCGATGTCGAAAATTGATTCGTACCAGCAGCTGGCCAACACT GAGGAGATAATGAAGGAGGTGGTTGTAGATATAGTGTTGTGTGGTCCCAAGAGTGGAAAGAGTAGGCTGATTGAGATGGCTTTGGTGAACAGTGCAGATGAGGAAAACTTAACTAAGCATAGGCAATTTCAAAATAATAGACGCTCATTGTCACAACTGCAGCTTTTTATTAACCATTTTAAACTATCACCAA GTGATGATGTTGGGGTTAGTGTATTGGAAATTCCCGGTGAATACATAGATGATGATAGGACACGTGGTGTACTGAAGAACAGTTATTTGATTGCTGTGTGTTTTGACCCAAGTTCTGAGCGATCGCTAATAGAGTGCATAACAATGGTCAAGATCATTATGTCATACGTACAGCTCAAATACACTTCAATAGTTATAGTCCAAAACAACTTGTTATTACTTGAAGAATCCAAAAGTCAAACTGATTTATCATTGATAcataaatttg CATTTGAGaatgatattttatttgtCAAGGTTGACAATTTGTTAAACTTTATAAAGAAATCTATGCCCTTTATCGAGTCTAAAAAGAGTTTAAGAACTATTCTTAACATCAAGAAGTCATCACCCAAAA ATGTTATGAAGGGAAAGAGCATAACGAAGAGCCCAATAGCATTTTTCTATGAGAGATTCCGCAGCTTCTTGACAGGAATTGGTTCATCCGGGGCTCAGTCAAGGCTTCTCCAGGCAACAGTGGCTGAGCGAGACAGTGTTAAATTGCCTCCACTAGGTCTGAAGAGAGTGGCTGCAGTATCCAACTATGATAGCGCAGTCACTTCAGTGGCAGTTAGATCAGAAGAACCAACAGATCAGTACGTAGTAGTTGCAGTGGGAAGGCGAAACGGATCAATTAACATATTTCATGTTTATCGTACTACTCTTGAACTCAAGCTACTCAGCTCCAATCCCAA GGATGATGAAGAATTATGTAGTTTATTGAATGGTGAGGTGGTTTATGATGAGAATACTAAAGTTGTTGATTATTTGACTCTTAAGATGCATTCAAAGGCAGTAACTTGCCTCACTTTCTCAAAGCTTAATGTTGATGAGCTTCTTTCAGTATCTGTAGATTGCACCATCAGGGCATGGAACGTCCTGACGGGAGATTTGATTAAGGTTTTCAATGACTCGTACCCTGGACTAACTATTCAGTTCCACCCACTACAGCCCAACTGTTTTCTATCATGTAATTCAAACCCAACGCTAAGGATTGTAGACTACAACGAAGGAACG GTAATACAAAAGACTAAAATAAAGAGTGAAATAAGATGTTTGATATTTGATGACACGAGGTTGAACGTACTGGCTGGTACTGAGAGAGGATCAATTTCAGTGTATGAATCCCAGTCCAACATGTTACTAAAACAGTCACTAACCAAACAAATTTCCaga ggaCCTGTTACATCGTTGTCATTTGTATCCTCAACCTCGAGTGTTGGCGTTCCTTCAGTAATTGCAAACGTTTGCAGTGGTTCAATCCTAGTCTTTAACGTCGTCTACGATAGCCACTCAG